In the genome of Candidatus Epulonipiscium sp., one region contains:
- the flhA gene encoding flagellar biosynthesis protein FlhA produces the protein MKFGDAFLGIFVIVIIVMIIIPLPQWMLDTLFTLNIAIALIILLNTLFSKEPLDMSMFPTILLISTIFRLALNVSSTRLILGEGDAGSVVRVFGSFVAGGNIVLGVIVFIIIIVIQFLVITKGAERVAEVSARFTLDAMPGKQMAIDADLNTGLIDEAEAKARRKKIQDEAAFYGAMDGSSKFVKNDAIAGIIITFINIIGGLILGTTGITTGKPLPVAEAFEIYTILTIGDGLVSQIPALLISTATGILVTKTATETNMSSDLLKQLGSTPRVLQITGGTLILLGIFTPLPILIFVPVGMLLILGASTIDKNLKLQTINEEISTEDIEAEEIRKPENVVSLLQVDPIELEFGYGIIPLADVNQGGDLLDRVVMIRRQIALELGAVVPIIRLRDNIQLSPNQYLIKIKGVEISKGEILFDHYMAMNPGYVEEEIDGIETLEPAFGLPALWISETQREKAEMMGYTVVDPPSIIATHLTEIIKKHLDELLTRQDVQILINNVKETHPALIDELVPKVLGIGDIQKVLSNLLREHVSIRDLVTIFETLADYGPITRDIDLLTEYVRQSLGRAISKRFLVQKTNNIITLDPSLEQQIMDAVQQSEQGSYLALDPETTQQIFEKLSQEIHRFNSIGQQPILLTSPIARIYFKRLTEQIAPDLIVLSYNEIDPSIEIQSIGMVSIA, from the coding sequence GTGAAATTTGGAGATGCATTTCTTGGAATATTTGTTATTGTTATTATTGTTATGATTATAATTCCGCTTCCACAATGGATGTTGGATACATTATTTACTTTAAATATTGCTATTGCACTTATAATTTTATTAAATACACTATTCTCGAAAGAACCTCTCGACATGTCAATGTTTCCGACCATACTCTTAATTTCTACAATATTTAGGTTAGCTCTTAATGTATCCTCTACTAGATTAATATTAGGGGAAGGGGATGCAGGTTCAGTTGTGAGAGTTTTTGGAAGCTTTGTGGCCGGAGGAAATATTGTTCTTGGGGTAATAGTATTTATAATTATTATAGTGATACAGTTTTTGGTTATCACAAAGGGTGCAGAAAGGGTAGCTGAAGTATCGGCTCGTTTTACATTAGATGCAATGCCGGGAAAACAAATGGCAATAGATGCTGACTTAAACACGGGCTTAATTGATGAGGCCGAAGCAAAGGCAAGAAGAAAAAAAATACAGGACGAAGCTGCCTTTTATGGGGCAATGGATGGTTCTAGTAAGTTTGTTAAAAACGATGCTATAGCAGGAATTATCATTACATTTATTAATATTATCGGTGGGCTTATTTTAGGTACTACAGGCATTACCACAGGAAAACCTCTTCCAGTAGCGGAAGCCTTCGAGATATATACTATTTTAACCATAGGAGATGGACTGGTAAGTCAGATTCCTGCCCTTCTTATTTCAACTGCCACAGGTATATTGGTAACGAAAACAGCTACAGAAACAAATATGAGCAGTGACTTATTAAAGCAGCTAGGAAGTACCCCAAGGGTATTGCAAATTACAGGGGGAACCTTAATACTTTTAGGAATTTTTACCCCTTTGCCTATTTTGATTTTTGTTCCAGTCGGTATGTTATTAATTTTAGGTGCAAGTACGATTGATAAAAATCTTAAGTTACAAACCATTAATGAAGAAATATCTACGGAAGACATAGAGGCTGAAGAAATAAGAAAGCCAGAAAATGTAGTTTCGCTTTTACAGGTTGATCCCATAGAATTAGAATTTGGGTATGGAATTATTCCCCTAGCGGATGTAAACCAAGGGGGAGACTTATTAGATAGGGTGGTTATGATAAGACGACAAATCGCTTTGGAATTAGGAGCTGTTGTTCCTATTATCAGACTGCGAGACAATATTCAACTAAGTCCCAATCAATATCTTATAAAGATTAAAGGGGTAGAAATATCCAAAGGTGAAATACTATTTGACCACTATATGGCAATGAATCCGGGATATGTGGAAGAGGAAATAGATGGTATAGAAACATTGGAACCGGCCTTTGGGCTACCGGCACTTTGGATATCAGAAACCCAAAGGGAAAAAGCCGAAATGATGGGTTATACGGTCGTTGACCCTCCTTCAATCATAGCAACCCATTTAACGGAGATTATAAAGAAGCATTTAGACGAATTACTCACCCGTCAAGATGTTCAAATCCTTATTAATAATGTAAAAGAAACGCATCCAGCCCTTATTGATGAATTGGTGCCAAAGGTCCTTGGTATAGGGGATATTCAAAAAGTATTATCCAATTTATTAAGGGAACATGTATCCATAAGGGATTTAGTGACCATATTTGAAACTTTAGCTGATTATGGTCCTATAACCAGGGATATAGATTTATTAACAGAATATGTTCGTCAAAGCTTAGGAAGGGCAATTTCTAAAAGGTTCTTAGTTCAAAAAACTAACAATATTATCACCCTAGATCCTTCTCTAGAACAACAGATTATGGATGCTGTGCAACAATCCGAACAGGGGTCTTATTTGGCATTAGACCCGGAAACCACACAACAGATTTTTGAGAAATTAAGTCAGGAAATCCATAGATTTAATTCCATAGGACAGCAGCCAATTCTTTTAACATCGCCTATTGCAAGAATTTATTTTAAGAGATTAACTGAACAAATTGCACCGGATTTAATCGTACTATCCTATAATGAAATTGACCCAAGCATTGAGATACAATCAATTGGAATGGTTAGCATAGCATAA
- a CDS encoding chemotaxis response regulator protein-glutamate methylesterase, giving the protein MAEKIKILVIDDSAFMRRVISDIINSDNRFIVVGTARNGEEGLKKIKELNPDMITLDIEMPEMNGLEMLDDLMKTNPKPVLVISVLTNEGADTTIRALEAGAVDFITKPKNIFKMNEEEIKLQILQKIYVASKIKNFPIKVKKHRDEVIGSTQPLTPRDTNIKNIIAIGTSTGGPRALQEILPYIPKSLPASYIIVQHMPPGFTKSLAERLNNLSDIMVKEAVDRDILHPGVAYIAPGDYHILIEKIPGKNMYWIRLSSSPSVSGHRPSVNVMFNSISETNLNNVVGVIMTGMGNDGCEGMKNLKLKNKAYIIAQDEKSCVVYGMPKAVIEAGVADVVVPLEQIAKEIIKVVEVR; this is encoded by the coding sequence ATGGCAGAAAAAATAAAAATATTAGTAATTGATGACTCTGCTTTCATGAGAAGGGTTATTTCTGATATAATTAATAGTGACAACAGATTTATTGTAGTGGGCACTGCAAGAAATGGCGAAGAAGGTCTAAAAAAGATAAAAGAGTTAAATCCAGATATGATTACCCTGGATATAGAAATGCCAGAGATGAACGGATTAGAAATGCTAGATGATTTAATGAAAACAAATCCTAAGCCTGTACTGGTAATCAGTGTTCTAACCAATGAAGGAGCAGATACAACCATTCGGGCATTAGAGGCAGGGGCAGTAGATTTTATAACAAAACCTAAAAACATTTTTAAGATGAATGAAGAAGAAATTAAGCTGCAGATTCTTCAAAAAATATATGTAGCCTCTAAAATTAAAAACTTCCCCATAAAGGTAAAAAAACATAGGGATGAAGTTATAGGAAGTACCCAACCTTTGACTCCACGAGATACGAACATTAAAAACATAATAGCCATAGGAACATCAACAGGGGGACCTAGGGCTTTACAAGAAATTTTACCCTATATCCCCAAATCCCTACCCGCCAGCTATATTATTGTTCAACATATGCCTCCAGGATTTACCAAGTCCTTGGCAGAAAGACTGAATAATCTAAGCGATATCATGGTAAAAGAGGCGGTGGATAGAGATATATTACACCCCGGAGTTGCATATATAGCACCTGGAGATTACCATATTTTAATTGAAAAAATCCCAGGAAAAAATATGTACTGGATTAGATTATCAAGCAGCCCTTCAGTATCAGGACATAGACCTTCAGTTAATGTAATGTTTAATTCTATTTCAGAAACAAATTTAAACAACGTAGTTGGAGTTATTATGACGGGAATGGGTAATGATGGATGCGAAGGTATGAAAAATTTAAAACTTAAAAATAAGGCTTATATTATTGCACAGGATGAAAAAAGTTGTGTTGTATACGGTATGCCTAAGGCTGTAATAGAGGCAGGAGTTGCAGATGTGGTAGTACCTTTAGAACAGATAGCAAAAGAGATTATTAAAGTGGTGGAGGTGCGTTAA
- a CDS encoding MinD/ParA family protein, with the protein MMDQAEKLRRIVNNQLEQAISEPRTSRVITVTSGKGGVGKTNVTANLAVQLQRAGKKVVIIDADFGLANIEVVLGIVPRSNLGEVIHGKKVITDIITEGPMNIKFISGGSGVQDLIHLNEHQLSFFIKNLSLLDQMADIILIDTGAGLTDAVLSFSKAADEIILVTTPEPTSVTDAYALIKTLCSQKNNATPNIKLLVNRVDDEEEGREIYYKLKQVSKRFLNVEIDDLGYIPYDRALVKSVKLQEPVSISFPKSDVSKAFEIISNRVLDTEYKEKKNTGLTLFVKRLMNIFGS; encoded by the coding sequence ATGATGGACCAAGCAGAGAAACTAAGAAGAATTGTAAATAATCAACTAGAGCAGGCCATATCGGAGCCTAGAACTTCGCGAGTAATCACCGTTACAAGCGGAAAAGGCGGCGTCGGAAAGACGAATGTAACAGCCAATTTAGCTGTACAACTTCAAAGAGCAGGGAAAAAAGTTGTTATAATTGATGCTGATTTTGGCTTAGCAAACATAGAAGTAGTTTTGGGAATTGTACCTAGATCAAACCTTGGAGAAGTCATCCATGGAAAAAAAGTTATTACCGATATCATAACAGAGGGACCAATGAATATAAAATTCATTTCAGGAGGTTCTGGGGTACAGGATTTGATACATCTAAATGAACATCAATTATCTTTTTTTATTAAAAATTTGAGTCTTCTTGATCAGATGGCAGATATTATACTAATCGATACGGGGGCGGGACTAACAGATGCTGTCCTTAGCTTTTCTAAGGCGGCAGATGAAATCATCCTTGTTACCACCCCGGAGCCAACATCAGTCACCGATGCTTATGCATTGATAAAAACATTATGTAGCCAAAAAAATAATGCTACTCCCAATATAAAATTACTGGTTAATAGGGTAGATGATGAAGAAGAGGGCAGAGAAATATACTATAAGTTAAAGCAGGTATCAAAGAGGTTCCTAAATGTGGAAATCGATGATTTAGGATATATACCCTATGATAGGGCATTGGTAAAGTCAGTAAAGTTGCAAGAACCAGTTTCCATCAGTTTTCCAAAAAGTGATGTGAGCAAAGCCTTCGAGATAATTTCTAATAGGGTATTAGATACAGAATATAAAGAAAAGAAAAATACAGGCCTTACACTGTTTGTAAAACGATTAATGAATATATTTGGTTCTTAA
- the fliR gene encoding flagellar type III secretion system protein FliR: MGFLMSNVFLRIDILLLVFIRFLGFFVTSPIFGGSNVPTYSKIGLSFIMSTILLSTMPDVIITYDNHIIGYAVLILKEMVIGMLLGFVVYLLLSIFSLAGQLIDYQIGFSMVSVLDPLSNFQMPITGNLYYFIVIAILLITNGHHKLLQALFYSYQVLPIGEAVFNNELIGNYIVILSNIFVISIKIAAPIIGSILILDVALGILARTAPQMNMFVIGIPLKLILGLLCLIVVMPLFRIIYDFVYQEMLRDLFRIIKGLVP, from the coding sequence ACATTTTATTATTAGTTTTTATACGGTTTCTGGGCTTTTTTGTTACATCTCCTATTTTTGGAGGCAGTAATGTGCCCACTTATTCAAAAATTGGACTTTCTTTTATTATGAGTACTATTTTGCTTTCAACGATGCCTGATGTTATCATAACTTATGACAATCATATTATAGGCTATGCTGTACTTATTTTGAAGGAAATGGTCATAGGAATGCTACTTGGTTTTGTAGTATACTTATTATTAAGTATATTTTCTTTAGCAGGTCAGTTAATCGATTATCAAATAGGGTTTAGCATGGTAAGCGTTCTAGATCCATTAAGTAATTTTCAAATGCCTATTACGGGGAATTTGTATTATTTTATCGTTATTGCAATACTCCTTATCACTAATGGTCATCATAAATTACTTCAGGCATTGTTCTATAGCTATCAGGTACTTCCCATAGGAGAAGCAGTTTTTAATAATGAATTAATAGGGAATTATATTGTTATTTTATCTAATATATTCGTGATTTCAATAAAAATAGCGGCTCCAATAATTGGTTCGATTTTAATCCTCGATGTTGCCCTAGGTATTTTAGCTAGGACAGCCCCCCAAATGAATATGTTTGTAATAGGTATTCCTTTAAAACTAATACTGGGTCTATTATGCCTAATTGTTGTAATGCCCTTATTTAGAATAATATATGATTTTGTTTATCAGGAAATGCTAAGAGATCTATTTCGTATTATTAAAGGATTGGTTCCATGA
- the flhF gene encoding flagellar biosynthesis protein FlhF has product MKVKKYEAKTEQEAIEKVKDDLGKEALILNIKKINPKGIFKLFRQPTVEVLAALDGQLNKTNDFKQQESNFNNIVEETIRNISNGSKQSEKTIVDEQKETIKGLESKLDHLEGLLTKVMERVSTENQIQASYTNETCRKYNSTILQLFYDNLIKNEVMPELAETILKDLDEMDEETKNDVNNLIAIVYNRIMEIMGNPTQIEMDNKKPKIVFFVGPTGVGKTTTIAKITAHFSLNEKKKVGLITADTYRIAAVEQLKTYAEILNVPVEVIYSSDELLETLEKIKDVDIVFIDTAGRSHKNAQQFQELDNLLSLVDEKQIFLVLSATTKYKDMLNILNQYSSISDYDIIFTKADETTSLGTILNVRYLTQKSLSYITFGQDVPDDIELISPKKMTKALLGSMDE; this is encoded by the coding sequence ATGAAGGTTAAAAAATATGAGGCTAAAACTGAACAGGAAGCAATAGAAAAAGTAAAAGATGACTTAGGTAAAGAGGCATTGATTTTAAATATAAAAAAGATAAATCCAAAAGGTATTTTTAAACTGTTTAGACAACCTACGGTGGAAGTATTAGCAGCTCTAGACGGGCAACTAAATAAGACTAATGATTTCAAACAGCAAGAGAGCAATTTTAATAATATAGTAGAAGAGACCATAAGAAACATTAGTAATGGCAGCAAGCAATCTGAAAAAACCATAGTAGATGAACAAAAAGAAACAATAAAGGGCTTGGAGAGCAAATTAGATCACCTAGAAGGGCTTCTTACAAAGGTCATGGAAAGGGTAAGTACGGAAAATCAAATTCAGGCATCCTATACAAATGAAACATGTAGGAAATATAATAGTACGATTTTGCAATTATTTTATGATAATCTCATTAAAAACGAAGTGATGCCCGAATTGGCAGAGACTATTTTAAAAGATTTAGATGAAATGGACGAAGAAACAAAAAACGATGTCAACAACCTCATCGCTATTGTTTACAATAGGATTATGGAAATAATGGGGAATCCAACCCAAATTGAAATGGATAATAAAAAACCTAAAATAGTTTTCTTTGTCGGACCCACAGGGGTTGGGAAGACGACAACTATCGCAAAAATAACCGCCCATTTTTCTTTGAATGAAAAGAAAAAAGTTGGCTTAATTACAGCAGACACATATAGGATAGCTGCGGTTGAACAGTTAAAAACCTATGCAGAAATACTAAACGTACCTGTTGAAGTGATATATTCTTCCGATGAATTATTAGAAACCCTTGAAAAAATAAAGGATGTTGATATTGTTTTTATAGATACAGCTGGAAGATCTCATAAAAATGCACAGCAATTTCAAGAATTAGATAATTTGCTTTCTTTAGTAGATGAAAAACAAATATTTTTGGTGCTGAGTGCAACCACTAAGTATAAAGATATGTTAAATATTTTGAATCAATATTCTTCAATCTCAGATTATGATATTATTTTTACTAAGGCTGATGAAACGACATCTCTCGGAACAATTCTAAATGTAAGATACCTAACGCAAAAATCCTTATCCTATATAACATTTGGGCAAGATGTTCCGGATGATATAGAACTTATCAGTCCTAAAAAAATGACAAAAGCCTTATTAGGGAGTATGGATGAATGA
- a CDS encoding chemotaxis protein CheA, with the protein MDMSQYLEIFVEESKEHLQSLNESLLQLENEPGNMPILNEVFRVAHTLKGMAGTMGFTKMQKLTHNMENVLSEIRNGRILVDSNLLDTLFKCLDALENYVDEIINTGNEGSEEYTQIINELGNILSNNFDQGETTEKQGTVHVEQESSTNSDLEIADVHLTDFENNAVKNALSRSYNVYQISIYLNKACVLKSARAFIVFRSLESLGEIIKSLPKVEDIEDEKFEFDFTVVVISKEAKDMFEKELLSIAEVEQVIIRDIVVSGGEDELVNIPDTENKQDSLPGHTPQDTHEKDGGESKSIVGKSRPKAGKTVRVDIDRLDTLMNLVSELIIIKTRLEGIEGGNNTQNYNEAVEYLERITTSLHDAVMKVRMVPVERVFNRFPRMIRDLSRKLNKEIELTMSGEETELDRTVIDEIGDPLIHLLRNAADHGLETTEERLQKGKDKIGNIYLRAYQDGNNVVIEVEDDGKGIDTKKIKARAVEKGAITSDMASNMSEQDIVELLFNPSFSTAEKISDVSGRGVGLDVVKTKIEALGGDIEVKTTLGKGSKFIVRLPLTLAIIQALMVKLGEEKYAIPLNTIQNIEDVKISDIQYIQKQEIIVLRNQVIPIIRLDRVLDVPKKEQKELITVVIVKKGEKQAGFVVDGLIGQQEIVIKSLGKYLSGIRMIAGATILGNGEVALILDINTLV; encoded by the coding sequence ATGGATATGAGTCAATACTTGGAAATTTTTGTTGAAGAATCAAAAGAACATCTTCAAAGTTTAAATGAAAGTTTGCTTCAATTAGAAAACGAACCTGGAAATATGCCTATCCTAAATGAAGTTTTCCGCGTAGCCCACACATTAAAGGGCATGGCTGGAACTATGGGTTTTACAAAGATGCAAAAACTAACCCACAACATGGAAAATGTCCTTTCGGAAATTCGAAATGGTCGTATTTTAGTTGATTCCAACTTACTGGATACACTTTTTAAATGCCTAGATGCTCTTGAAAATTATGTTGATGAAATTATAAATACAGGAAATGAAGGCAGTGAAGAATATACTCAAATTATCAATGAGCTAGGTAATATATTATCGAATAATTTTGACCAAGGAGAAACAACTGAAAAACAAGGAACTGTCCATGTGGAACAAGAAAGCTCTACTAATTCAGACTTGGAGATTGCAGATGTTCATTTAACTGATTTTGAAAACAATGCAGTTAAGAATGCCCTCTCAAGAAGTTACAATGTATATCAAATCAGCATTTACTTAAATAAAGCTTGTGTACTTAAATCAGCTAGGGCATTTATTGTCTTTAGATCCTTAGAGAGCTTAGGGGAAATCATTAAATCCCTCCCAAAGGTTGAAGATATAGAAGATGAAAAGTTTGAATTTGATTTTACTGTAGTGGTTATTTCAAAAGAAGCAAAGGATATGTTCGAAAAAGAATTGCTTTCAATTGCAGAGGTTGAACAAGTAATTATTAGAGATATTGTTGTATCAGGTGGGGAAGATGAACTGGTAAACATACCCGATACTGAAAATAAACAAGATAGTTTACCGGGTCATACGCCACAAGATACCCATGAAAAAGATGGGGGCGAGTCAAAATCTATAGTAGGAAAATCAAGGCCTAAGGCTGGGAAAACTGTTCGTGTAGATATTGATAGATTAGATACATTAATGAATCTCGTGAGTGAATTAATTATTATAAAAACAAGACTTGAGGGAATCGAAGGCGGAAACAATACCCAAAATTACAATGAGGCAGTGGAATATCTAGAAAGAATTACAACGAGTCTCCATGATGCTGTAATGAAGGTTAGGATGGTTCCTGTTGAAAGAGTATTTAATCGGTTCCCAAGGATGATAAGAGATTTATCAAGAAAGCTAAATAAAGAAATCGAATTGACCATGTCCGGTGAAGAAACAGAGTTAGATAGAACTGTTATTGATGAAATTGGCGATCCATTAATTCACTTATTAAGAAATGCAGCGGATCACGGGTTAGAAACCACAGAAGAAAGACTACAAAAAGGAAAAGATAAAATAGGAAATATCTATTTAAGAGCTTATCAAGATGGAAATAACGTAGTAATAGAAGTTGAAGACGACGGAAAAGGTATAGACACAAAGAAAATAAAGGCAAGAGCAGTTGAAAAGGGAGCAATTACTTCTGATATGGCTTCAAATATGTCAGAACAAGATATCGTTGAACTTTTATTTAATCCTAGTTTTAGCACCGCAGAAAAGATTTCTGATGTATCTGGAAGAGGTGTTGGTCTAGACGTTGTTAAGACAAAAATAGAAGCCCTTGGTGGGGATATAGAAGTTAAAACTACCTTAGGCAAAGGTAGCAAGTTTATCGTTAGACTACCATTGACCTTGGCAATCATCCAAGCTTTAATGGTTAAACTCGGAGAAGAAAAATATGCTATTCCACTTAATACAATTCAAAATATTGAGGATGTAAAAATTAGCGATATACAATATATACAAAAACAAGAAATTATAGTTTTAAGAAATCAAGTTATTCCGATTATACGTTTGGATAGGGTACTTGATGTTCCCAAAAAAGAGCAAAAGGAACTTATCACCGTTGTTATCGTTAAAAAGGGAGAAAAACAGGCAGGATTTGTAGTTGATGGTTTAATTGGCCAACAGGAAATAGTAATAAAATCCCTAGGAAAATATCTAAGTGGTATTCGAATGATTGCTGGGGCAACCATTTTGGGGAATGGTGAAGTAGCACTTATTTTAGATATTAATACACTAGTATAG
- a CDS encoding chemotaxis protein CheW — protein MDNNTNHEIKQYVVFKLGNEEYGVDIQRVQIIERIQNITRVPKSPYFIKGVINLRGEIIPVMSLRVKFELEPDDYTDETRIIIVKIDENQVGMIVDQVKEVLQLSTEAIENVQGFTSDINLNFIQGVGKVNDHIVTLLNLKNLIDSTLNNPKENQPAQ, from the coding sequence ATGGATAACAATACCAATCACGAAATTAAACAGTATGTAGTTTTTAAATTGGGTAATGAAGAGTATGGTGTAGATATACAAAGGGTACAAATAATTGAACGCATTCAAAATATAACCAGAGTGCCGAAATCTCCCTACTTTATAAAAGGGGTAATAAACCTTAGGGGAGAAATCATTCCAGTAATGAGTTTAAGAGTTAAATTTGAATTGGAGCCGGATGATTATACGGATGAAACACGAATAATCATTGTTAAAATTGATGAAAACCAAGTAGGGATGATTGTTGACCAGGTAAAAGAAGTATTACAGCTTTCAACAGAAGCTATAGAGAATGTACAAGGCTTTACTTCGGATATCAATTTAAACTTTATTCAAGGGGTTGGAAAGGTTAATGATCATATAGTTACCCTCCTAAACTTAAAGAATCTAATTGATTCTACACTTAATAACCCCAAGGAAAACCAACCAGCCCAATGA
- the flhB gene encoding flagellar biosynthesis protein FlhB, whose amino-acid sequence MNKKIRFDNQSNWLDYNLQFFADKDGKTEKATPRKRSKAREEGQVAKSMEINTAFLLIFMFAAIRLFAPFMYGRLTSIFERTYILYPKLDDLFVESYILKFVPYILTQILIIIAPLFAVAMIVGVTVNFVQVGWHPTLKPLKPKFSRLNPISGMSRLFSKHSLVELLKSIIKITIVSLVIYNSVIGEVKNIILLLDMDLMQMIKYIGKVIINIGLKVGMFFLFISAADYAYQRFEHEENLKMTKEEIKEEYKMTEGNPQIKSKIRQKMREASMRRMMQEIPKADVVITNPTHYAIAIQYDSNVASAPIVIAKGVDYLAMRIKTIAAESEIEIVENKPLARTLYQTVDIGQEIPPDLYQAVAEILAFVYSLKNNY is encoded by the coding sequence ATGAATAAGAAAATAAGATTTGATAATCAATCTAATTGGCTGGATTATAATCTCCAGTTCTTTGCAGACAAAGATGGGAAAACAGAAAAAGCCACCCCTAGAAAACGTAGTAAAGCAAGGGAAGAAGGACAAGTAGCAAAAAGCATGGAAATAAACACTGCTTTTCTGCTTATTTTTATGTTTGCGGCAATAAGACTGTTTGCCCCATTCATGTATGGTAGACTAACTTCGATTTTTGAAAGAACATATATTCTCTATCCTAAATTAGATGATTTATTTGTTGAATCATATATTTTGAAATTTGTTCCTTATATCTTAACACAAATTCTAATTATTATTGCTCCACTTTTTGCTGTTGCCATGATAGTTGGTGTAACTGTAAATTTTGTTCAGGTGGGATGGCATCCTACCCTCAAGCCTCTAAAGCCCAAGTTTAGCAGATTAAACCCCATATCTGGAATGAGCCGATTGTTTTCAAAACATTCATTGGTGGAGTTGTTAAAATCAATTATTAAGATTACAATTGTTAGTCTTGTTATATACAACTCTGTTATTGGAGAAGTAAAAAACATCATTCTTTTGCTAGATATGGATTTAATGCAAATGATAAAATACATCGGAAAAGTTATTATAAATATAGGGTTAAAGGTAGGCATGTTTTTTCTATTTATTTCTGCAGCAGATTATGCATATCAAAGATTTGAACATGAGGAAAACTTAAAGATGACGAAAGAAGAAATAAAAGAAGAATATAAAATGACAGAAGGTAATCCTCAAATCAAGAGTAAAATCCGACAAAAAATGCGAGAAGCCTCCATGAGGAGGATGATGCAGGAAATACCTAAAGCCGATGTTGTCATTACAAACCCGACCCACTATGCCATAGCGATACAATATGATTCAAATGTGGCTTCTGCCCCGATAGTTATTGCTAAGGGGGTAGATTATTTAGCAATGCGTATTAAAACCATTGCTGCAGAAAGTGAAATTGAGATTGTCGAAAATAAACCTCTTGCTAGAACCCTTTACCAAACGGTCGATATAGGTCAAGAAATTCCTCCTGATTTATACCAGGCTGTTGCAGAGATTCTTGCATTTGTTTATAGCCTAAAGAACAACTACTAA
- a CDS encoding chemotaxis protein CheC yields MSNIDIDMLDTLHLDVLREIGNIGAGNATTALAKILNKKIDMGVPKVNILEFKNVADVLGGPENLVVGILLSVSGDINGMMMFVLEQRSAHVLVNILMGREIHDISEFTEMDVSALQEIGNILTGSYLSSLSALTKLSVIPSIPQMAFDMAGAILSVPAIEFGKVGDKVLFIETEFAEGIDHVTGYFILIPDINSYEKILTSLGVSI; encoded by the coding sequence ATGTCCAATATCGACATTGATATGTTAGATACCCTGCACCTAGATGTTCTAAGGGAAATAGGCAATATTGGTGCAGGAAATGCAACAACTGCCCTAGCTAAAATATTAAATAAAAAGATTGACATGGGAGTGCCTAAGGTCAATATTTTGGAATTTAAAAATGTTGCCGATGTTTTAGGGGGACCGGAAAATTTAGTAGTAGGGATATTACTTAGTGTCTCTGGTGATATTAATGGAATGATGATGTTCGTTCTTGAACAGCGTTCAGCCCATGTTTTGGTTAATATTTTAATGGGAAGGGAAATTCATGATATATCCGAGTTTACAGAAATGGATGTTTCTGCACTACAAGAAATTGGTAATATATTAACGGGATCGTATTTGTCATCATTATCTGCCCTAACAAAACTATCAGTAATACCCTCAATCCCTCAAATGGCTTTTGATATGGCAGGGGCGATACTCAGTGTTCCTGCTATAGAATTTGGAAAGGTTGGGGATAAGGTTTTATTTATAGAGACTGAGTTTGCGGAAGGTATAGACCACGTTACAGGATACTTTATATTAATACCTGATATCAATTCATATGAAAAAATATTAACATCCCTAGGAGTTAGCATATGA